One stretch of Roseimicrobium sp. ORNL1 DNA includes these proteins:
- a CDS encoding FAD-dependent oxidoreductase — protein MARFPVPLLLLTSRLKTTAITLLAGITFSSSTHAAEVINADICIYGGTSGGVAAAVQASRMGKKAVILEPGKHLGGMTAGGLSAVDIGDPRTVGGIAREYFTRLVASYGKTLAWDQPFVSKGGGPATGGAYSIEPHIAEKVFTDMAKEANVPVHFSARLASAKKDGARLTELTMEDGTVVRAKMFIDATYEGDLMARAKVSYTLMREGNAKYGETYNGIHYTEKYQPRTNHLKPGPTGRVPGGQGVWDRDLPLDPYVSPGEPRSGLLPLLNAGTPGNPGEPAPGVQAYCFRLCLTTAKDRIPITAPEGYDAKRYELVARFIEGCLAMGDDMDLRWFSKHDALPNDKWDFNTATFGGNMPGASWEWPEASYDRRTQIAKEHELYHRGLLYFLATDSRVPAKVRDDMKRFGLPKDEFQDNGGWPHQLYIREARRMVSDLVLTEHYTFGREVAPHSVGLGSYGTDTHEIRRIVKDGVVIREGKTAIGRDGAPPYPIGYGAIVPKQAECENLFVTFALSASHTAFSSIRMEPVFMISSQSAATAASYAIDDKVPVQKVDQAKLRTQLLKDKQIIEWKEKKVQADLDTPAAPKKSTKAETKPASTPTAAPTTEPKGPDHVDTLAAKLKPTRKVAYKHVVNRDLMLHVFEPEGFKSTDKRPCYIVIHGGGWRGGQASRMYPFADHFAKLGMVGISVEYRLLGKEPANTVFDCVKDGRSAVRYVRAHASEFGIDPDKIVVSGGSAGGHVAVSTALFDDVNEEGEGTSVSSTPNALILLFPVIDTSAQGYGNAKIGEKWKQLSPVDRVKPGVPPTITFHGTGDTVTPFAGAKRFHEEMLKAGNRSELIIHEGGAHGYLMRTAPLYDECMAKSDAFLRSLSLIK, from the coding sequence ATGGCACGTTTCCCTGTCCCCCTCCTCCTTCTTACCTCCCGCCTGAAGACCACCGCAATCACCCTGCTCGCGGGCATCACCTTCTCCTCCTCCACCCATGCCGCCGAAGTCATCAACGCAGACATCTGCATCTACGGCGGCACCTCCGGCGGTGTCGCGGCTGCGGTGCAGGCCTCGCGCATGGGAAAGAAGGCCGTCATCCTCGAACCGGGGAAACACCTCGGCGGCATGACAGCCGGTGGCCTCAGCGCGGTGGATATCGGTGACCCGCGCACCGTGGGTGGCATTGCGCGGGAATACTTCACCCGTCTCGTCGCCAGCTATGGGAAGACGCTCGCGTGGGACCAGCCTTTTGTGAGCAAGGGTGGCGGCCCAGCCACCGGCGGTGCCTATTCCATCGAGCCGCACATCGCGGAGAAGGTCTTCACCGACATGGCGAAGGAGGCAAACGTGCCCGTGCATTTCAGCGCCCGCCTGGCGAGTGCGAAGAAGGACGGCGCTCGCCTCACCGAGCTCACCATGGAGGACGGCACCGTCGTTCGTGCGAAGATGTTCATCGACGCCACCTATGAGGGCGACCTCATGGCGCGCGCAAAGGTGTCCTACACCCTGATGCGCGAGGGCAATGCCAAGTACGGTGAGACCTACAACGGCATCCACTACACGGAGAAGTACCAGCCGCGCACGAATCACCTCAAGCCCGGCCCCACCGGTCGCGTGCCCGGTGGCCAGGGCGTGTGGGACCGCGACCTGCCGCTCGACCCCTACGTTTCTCCTGGTGAACCGCGCAGCGGATTGCTCCCTCTACTAAATGCAGGCACCCCCGGAAACCCCGGCGAGCCCGCACCCGGTGTGCAGGCCTACTGCTTCCGCCTCTGCCTCACCACCGCGAAGGACCGCATCCCCATCACCGCGCCGGAGGGTTATGATGCGAAGCGTTATGAACTCGTCGCGCGTTTCATCGAAGGCTGCCTCGCCATGGGCGATGACATGGACCTGCGTTGGTTCTCCAAGCACGACGCGCTGCCGAATGACAAGTGGGACTTCAACACCGCCACCTTCGGCGGAAACATGCCCGGCGCGAGCTGGGAGTGGCCCGAGGCCAGCTACGACCGCCGCACGCAGATTGCGAAGGAGCACGAGCTCTACCATCGCGGCCTTTTGTATTTCCTCGCCACCGACTCACGCGTGCCTGCGAAGGTGCGTGATGACATGAAGCGGTTCGGCCTGCCCAAGGATGAGTTCCAGGACAACGGCGGCTGGCCTCATCAGCTCTACATTCGCGAAGCGCGCCGCATGGTCTCCGACCTCGTGCTGACCGAGCACTACACTTTTGGCCGCGAGGTCGCGCCGCACTCCGTAGGCCTCGGCTCCTACGGCACGGATACGCATGAAATCCGTCGCATCGTGAAGGACGGCGTGGTCATTCGTGAAGGTAAGACCGCCATCGGTCGCGATGGCGCACCGCCCTATCCCATCGGCTACGGCGCCATCGTGCCGAAGCAAGCCGAGTGCGAGAATCTCTTTGTCACCTTCGCCTTGTCTGCGAGCCACACCGCTTTCAGCAGCATCCGCATGGAGCCCGTCTTCATGATCAGCAGCCAGAGCGCCGCCACCGCCGCGAGCTACGCCATCGATGACAAGGTTCCCGTGCAGAAGGTGGACCAGGCCAAGCTACGCACCCAGCTCTTGAAGGACAAACAAATCATCGAGTGGAAGGAGAAGAAAGTGCAGGCAGACCTCGACACGCCAGCCGCGCCGAAGAAATCGACCAAGGCAGAAACCAAGCCCGCCTCCACTCCAACGGCCGCACCTACTACCGAGCCCAAAGGACCAGACCATGTGGACACACTCGCCGCCAAGCTGAAGCCCACGCGCAAGGTGGCGTATAAGCATGTCGTGAACCGTGACCTGATGCTGCACGTCTTCGAACCGGAGGGCTTCAAGTCCACTGACAAGCGCCCGTGTTACATCGTGATCCACGGAGGCGGATGGCGCGGAGGCCAGGCCAGCCGCATGTATCCCTTCGCGGACCATTTCGCGAAGCTCGGCATGGTGGGAATCAGCGTGGAGTACCGTCTGCTGGGCAAGGAACCAGCCAATACCGTGTTTGATTGTGTGAAGGATGGCCGCTCCGCCGTGCGCTACGTGCGTGCGCATGCGAGTGAGTTCGGCATCGACCCGGACAAGATTGTCGTCAGCGGTGGTTCCGCCGGTGGGCACGTGGCCGTGAGCACCGCGCTCTTCGATGATGTGAATGAAGAAGGCGAAGGCACTTCTGTCTCATCCACGCCGAATGCGTTGATCCTCCTCTTCCCCGTCATCGACACCTCTGCTCAAGGCTATGGCAACGCGAAAATCGGCGAGAAGTGGAAGCAGCTCTCCCCTGTAGATCGCGTGAAGCCCGGCGTGCCTCCCACCATCACTTTCCACGGCACCGGCGATACCGTCACGCCCTTCGCCGGCGCGAAGCGTTTCCACGAGGAAATGCTCAAGGCTGGAAACCGCAGCGAACTCATCATCCATGAAGGCGGCGCCCACGGCTACCTCATGCGCACCGCCCCGCTGTATGATGAATGCATGGCCAAGTCCGATGCGTTTCTGAGATCGCTCTCATTGATCAAGTAG